In the genome of Gordonia rubripertincta, one region contains:
- a CDS encoding ATP-binding cassette domain-containing protein has translation MRDAPEPGGTPSDATLIEGHGLSVDASWGHIYGPVDLRVRTGGVTVIAGPEGRGRTALLLTLAGRMKPTKGELVAFDRANDAHHLFENAAVAWIDEVDGIEQTIRVSDVITEQIRWSAPWYKWVTPAREEDLERICRPVFGPYPLPAMESFVEELPELTAALFRIAVGNLRRPPLLVVGGVDNLTRRENQVHLMDRLVDLGRTQTVITADINAVSPAGGVRDVIPVDNLTDGQFVGLEHEDRT, from the coding sequence ATGCGTGATGCCCCGGAGCCTGGCGGCACCCCCTCTGACGCGACCCTGATCGAAGGCCACGGACTCTCCGTGGATGCTTCCTGGGGCCACATCTACGGCCCGGTCGACCTTCGGGTCCGCACCGGCGGGGTCACGGTCATCGCCGGGCCGGAGGGCCGAGGCCGCACCGCACTGCTCCTCACCCTCGCAGGTCGCATGAAGCCGACGAAGGGTGAGCTGGTCGCCTTCGACCGCGCCAACGACGCCCACCACCTGTTCGAGAACGCGGCTGTCGCGTGGATCGACGAGGTCGACGGGATCGAACAGACCATCCGTGTCAGCGACGTCATCACCGAGCAGATCCGGTGGTCGGCGCCTTGGTACAAGTGGGTCACGCCCGCGCGCGAGGAAGACCTCGAGCGCATCTGCCGGCCCGTCTTCGGTCCCTACCCCCTTCCCGCGATGGAATCGTTCGTCGAGGAACTCCCCGAGCTGACCGCGGCTCTCTTCCGGATCGCCGTGGGCAACCTGCGCCGTCCGCCACTGCTGGTCGTCGGCGGAGTGGACAACCTGACCCGGCGCGAGAACCAGGTCCATCTCATGGACCGCCTCGTCGACCTGGGCCGCACCCAGACGGTGATCACCGCCGACATCAACGCCGTGTCCCCGGCCGGCGGCGTCCGTGACGTCATCCCCGTCGACAACCTCACAGATGGCCAGTTCGTCGGCCTCGAGCACGAAGATCGGACGTAG